From a region of the Nonlabens dokdonensis DSW-6 genome:
- a CDS encoding condensation domain-containing protein yields the protein MLKTPLKRGLYWESRFKGIPDYSQLVLGTSQSTFYFDLEESTTRILLQDISTAYYTEINDLLLTALGYALKDVNGLDIQGITLEGHGREPIDPAIDHSHTLGWFTSIFPVKLELKDSLRGSIQFIKDTLHRVPNKGIGFGSFAVSGNSTCAFSDLAPISFNYLGQFEVGEELRDWDVITSEDSGSQVDSLNTDHNILNINGGVQKGRLGFRIDSKLGTIATEDFGKNFKRHLISIIDHCKESLAESGSLYTSSDFESVDLSQSLLDRLQS from the coding sequence ATGCTAAAGACACCCCTGAAGAGGGGTTTGTATTGGGAATCTAGGTTCAAGGGTATTCCCGATTATAGTCAGTTGGTTTTGGGCACCAGTCAAAGTACATTTTATTTTGATTTAGAAGAATCTACTACTCGTATTTTATTGCAGGATATATCCACAGCTTATTATACAGAGATTAATGATTTATTGTTAACTGCTTTGGGATATGCTTTAAAAGATGTCAACGGATTAGATATCCAAGGGATAACATTAGAGGGCCATGGAAGGGAGCCAATAGATCCTGCTATAGACCATAGTCATACATTGGGTTGGTTTACAAGTATATTTCCTGTTAAATTAGAGCTCAAGGACAGCTTGAGGGGCAGTATTCAGTTTATAAAGGATACTTTACATCGTGTTCCTAATAAGGGAATAGGCTTTGGTTCGTTTGCAGTATCAGGTAATAGTACATGTGCTTTTAGTGATTTGGCACCAATCAGTTTTAATTACTTAGGTCAATTTGAAGTTGGGGAAGAGTTAAGGGACTGGGATGTTATTACTTCGGAGGATAGTGGTTCACAAGTGGATTCTCTGAATACGGACCATAATATCTTAAACATCAACGGAGGGGTTCAAAAAGGGAGGTTAGGTTTTCGAATAGATAGTAAATTAGGGACTATAGCCACGGAAGACTTTGGAAAAAACTTTAAAAGACATTTGATAAGCATTATAGATCATTGTAAGGAAAGTTTAGCTGAGTCAGGAAGTCTTTATACTTCTAGTGATTTTGAGTCAGTTGATCTTAGTCAGTCTTTATTAGATCGATTACAATCTTAA